Proteins from a genomic interval of Mesobacillus sp. S13:
- a CDS encoding nuclease-related domain-containing protein, producing MIKKERGYPIHLRIYEAIFNRIHDNHPKFLQIEQDYKGWRSGYKGELQTDYRLSFLPEKGYYIFRDLRLADGPWHFQMDTLILTLRYIVLIETKNHSGILFFDKDSNQMIQTKEDKEKAYDSPVLQVKMQSWHLKRWINEHKFRLPPVYHFVVISNSSAIIRTNYRSLNNIVVKGDVLLNRINQLDSNHSEEFLSVKDLKKFSNLLLKKDTPQRPDLLKYYSLTSSDFHKGVQCPACSTFGMTRMKWHWVCPHCGHSSKTAHHGAILDHFLLFKPTMTNQEFRRFANIPSIKTANRMLSFMNLPHTGTKKGRIYHMPPDIETFFNSRKK from the coding sequence TTGATAAAAAAAGAAAGAGGATATCCCATTCATCTCCGTATTTATGAGGCTATCTTCAATAGAATCCATGACAATCATCCAAAATTCTTACAAATCGAGCAAGATTATAAAGGCTGGCGCTCTGGTTACAAAGGAGAATTGCAAACTGACTACCGCTTAAGCTTTTTGCCTGAAAAAGGCTACTATATATTCCGCGATTTGCGGCTTGCTGATGGCCCTTGGCACTTTCAAATGGACACCCTCATATTAACTCTTCGATACATCGTACTGATTGAAACGAAAAATCATTCAGGTATACTCTTCTTCGATAAAGATTCCAATCAAATGATCCAAACCAAAGAAGACAAAGAAAAAGCGTATGATAGTCCCGTTCTACAGGTTAAAATGCAATCGTGGCATCTAAAAAGATGGATAAATGAGCATAAGTTTAGATTACCTCCCGTTTACCACTTTGTGGTTATCAGTAACTCTTCTGCTATTATCCGAACCAATTATCGTTCGTTAAATAATATTGTAGTGAAAGGAGATGTATTGTTAAATAGAATAAACCAGCTTGACTCCAACCATTCTGAAGAGTTTCTTTCTGTAAAAGACCTAAAAAAATTCTCAAATCTTCTTTTAAAAAAGGATACTCCACAGCGTCCGGATTTATTAAAGTATTACTCCCTTACAAGCTCCGATTTTCATAAAGGAGTTCAGTGTCCTGCTTGTTCGACTTTTGGGATGACACGCATGAAGTGGCATTGGGTTTGCCCTCATTGTGGACATTCATCTAAAACTGCTCATCACGGAGCAATATTAGACCACTTTCTTCTCTTTAAGCCTACCATGACAAATCAAGAATTTAGACGCTTTGCAAACATTCCTTCGATAAAGACTGCAAATCGGATGTTATCTTTTATGAACCTCCCCCACACAGGCACCAAAAAAGGCCGCATCTACCACATGCCACCCGACATTGAAACATTCTTCAATTCCCGGAAAAAATAA